In one Balaenoptera musculus isolate JJ_BM4_2016_0621 chromosome 2, mBalMus1.pri.v3, whole genome shotgun sequence genomic region, the following are encoded:
- the SKIDA1 gene encoding SKI/DACH domain-containing protein 1, whose amino-acid sequence MGDLKSGFEEVDGVRLGYLIIKGKQMFALSQVFTDLLKNIPRTTVHKRMDHLKVKKHHCDLEELRKLKAINSIAFHAAKCTLISREDVEALYTSCKTERVLKTKRRRVGRALATKAPPPERAAAAAAAASPRPGFWKDKHQLWRGLSGAARPLPISAQSPRPGAAVVRPAAHLPQIFSKYPGSHYPEIVRSPCKPPLNYETAPLQGNYVAFHSDPAYFRSLLCSKHPAAAAAAAAAAAAAAAAAAAAAAYYQASAAGPQPKAAASAGGPVSLTYRCKRKRGGAKDCLLEPHAGARRLLLLPRSYKAKAAAAAAAAAAAAAAGATCLERFHLVNSFCPPPHHHHHHHHHHHHHHHHHHHRAQQPQPNHHPPHHHRPQPHLGSFPESCSSDSESSSYSDHAANDSDFGSSLSSSSNSVSSEEEEEEGEEEEEEEEEEDEEEGGSGASDSSEVSSEEEDSSTESDSSSGSSQVSVQSIRFRRTSFCKPPSVQAQANFLYHLASAAAATKPAAFEDAGRLPDLKSSVKAESPEEWNLQSWAPKASPVYCPASLGSCFAEIRNDRVSEITFPHSEISSTVKRTELTINCLAEGASSPSPKTNNAFPQQRILREARKCLQATPTTYCADNNTIAARFLSNDSSGVAANSEKDSKIPHCTEFATDLPSSPTDPEVDAAAAATKAENPCTDTGDKTLPFLHNIKIKVEDSSANEEYEPDLITNKLKCECNDTKGEFYSVTESKEEDALLTTAKEGFACPEKETPSLNPLAQSQGLSCTLGSPKPEDGEYKFGARVRKNYRTLVLGKRPVLQTPPVKPNLKSARSPRPTGKTETHEGTLDDFTVINRRKKVASNVASAVKRPFNFMANFPCPPSLIIGKDGDLWPAYSLNTTKDSQPPHKAHPIWKWQLGGSAIPLPPSHKFRKFNS is encoded by the coding sequence ATGGGAGACCTGAAGTCAGGTTTTGAAGAGGTGGATGGCGTGAGGCTCGGCTACCTCATCATTAAAGGAAAGCAAATGTTTGCCCTCTCCCAAGTCTTCACGGATCTGCTGAAAAACATCCCGAGGACGACCGTGCACAAGCGCATGGATCATCTGAAAGTGAAAAAGCACCACTGCGATCTGGAGGAGTTGCGGAAACTCAAGGCAATCAACAGCATCGCCTTCCACGCCGCCAAATGCACTCTCATCTCCCGGGAAGACGTGGAAGCGCTCTACACCTCCTGCAAAACCGAGCGCGTCCTCAAGACCAAGCGCAGGAGGGTCGGCCGGGCCCTGGCCACAAAGGCGCCGCCGCCAgagcgcgccgccgccgccgccgccgccgccagcccCCGCCCGGGTTTTTGGAAGGACAAGCACCAACTTTGGCGGGGCCTGAGCGGAGCCGCGCGGCCCCTGCCAATCAGCGCGCAGTCCCCGCGCCCGGGCGCCGCCGTCGTGCGCCCAGCCGCCCATCTACCTCAGATTTTTAGCAAATACCCGGGCTCGCACTACCCGGAAATCGTGCGCTCGCCTTGCAAACCCCCTCTAAACTATGAAACTGCCCCGCTCCAGGGAAACTACGTCGCTTTCCACTCGGACCCTGCTTATTTTCGGAGCCTGCTGTGCAGCAAGCACccggctgccgccgccgccgccgcagccgccgcagccgccgcggccgccgccgccgccgccgccgccgcctacTACCAGGCGTCGGCGGCCGGGCCCCAACCCAAGGCGGCGGCGAGCGCCGGAGGCCCCGTGAGCCTGACCTACCGGTGCAAGCGCAAGCGCGGGGGCGCCAAGGACTGCCTGCTGGAACCCCACGCCGGCGCCCGCCGCCTGCTTCTGCTGCCCAGGTCCTACAAAGCCaaggcggcggccgcggcggcggcggcggcggcggcggcggccgccggGGCCACTTGCCTGGAGAGGTTTCATCTGGTTAACAGCTTCTGCCcgcctccccaccaccaccatcaccaccaccaccatcaccaccaccaccatcaccaccaccaccacagggCCCAGCAGCCGCAGCCGAATCACCACCCCCCTCATCACCACCGGCCGCAGCCCCATCTGGGCAGCTTTCCCGAGAGTTGCAGCAGCGACTCCGAGTCCAGCTCCTACTCGGACCATGCAGCCAACGACTCAGATTTTGGCTCCAGTTTGTCTAGCTCCAGCAACTCTGTGTCCtcggaggaagaggaggaggagggagaggaggaggaggaggaggaagaggaggaggacgaggaggaggggGGCAGTGGGGCCTCGGATTCCAGTGAAGTCAGCTCGGAGGAGGAGGACTCGTCCACGGAGTCGGACTCCAGCTCCGGCTCTAGCCAAGTGTCAGTGCAGAGCATCCGTTTCAGGCGCACCAGCTTCTGCAAGCCTCCCAGCGTGCAGGCGCAGGCCAACTTCTTGTACCATCTGGCCTCCGCCGCCGCTGCAACCAAACCCGCTGCTTTCGAGGATGCCGGCAGACTTCCCGACCTCAAGAGTAGTGTCAAAGCGGAGTCGCCCGAGGAGTGGAATCTGCAGAGCTGGGCCCCCAAAGCGTCTCCGGTGTACTGCCCGGCCAGCCTGGGGAGTTGTTTCGCAGAGATAAGGAACGATAGGGTATCTGAGATTACATTCCCACACTCTGAAATTTCCAGTACTGTAAAGAGAACTGAGCTGACAATTAACTGCCTGGCGGAGGGGGCCTCTTCACCTAGCCCAAAGACAAACAATGCATttccacaacaaagaatactcCGAGAGGCTAGGAAATGCCTACAAGCAACTCCTACTACATACTGTGCAGATAACAACACAATTGCTGCTAGGTTCTTAAGTAATGATTCTTCAGGAGTGGCAGCAAATTCAGAAAAAGATTCCAAAATCCCTCATTGCACTGAATTTGCTACGGATTTGCCCTCTTCGCCAACTGATCCCGAGGTggatgcagcagcagcagcaactaaAGCCGAGAATCCCTGCACTGACACAGGCGACAAGACATTGCCATTTCTGCACAATATTAAAATCAAAGTAGAAGACAGTAGTGCTAATGAAGAATATGAACCTGACCTTATTACAAATAAGCTAAAGTGCGAGTGCAATGATACAAAGGGTGAGTTTTACAGTGTGACTGAAAGTAAAGAGGAGGACGCCTTGTTAACCACAGCCAAGGAAGGTTTTGCATGCCCTGAAAAAGAAACTCCTTCCTTAAATCCACTGGCTCAGAGTCAGGGCCTTTCATGCACTTTAGGTTCTCCAAAACCTGAGGATGGGGAATATAAATTTGGTGCCAGGGTGAGAAAAAATTACCGGACACTAGTACTGGGAAAGCGACCTGTACTTCAGACACCTCCAGTCAAACCAAATCTGAAATCAGCTAGAAGTCCTCGTCCTACAGGTAAAACTGAGACACATGAAGGAACACTGGATGATTTTACAGTTATAAACAGACGCAAAAAGGTAGCCAGCAATGTAGCATCAGCAGTGAAAAGGCCATTTAATTTCATGGCAAATTTTCCTTGTCCACCATCACTCATTATTGGGAAGGATGGGGATTTGTGGCCAGCATATTCCTTAAACACCACTAAGGATTCCCAACCTCCTCACAAGGCCCATCCTATATGGAAATGGCAGCTGGGCGGTTCTGCAATACCTCTTCCACCTAGTcacaaattcaggaaatttaattcATAA